The nucleotide window CTAAATAAATacaggaaaaataaagagacGAGGTTTGGAGTAATGTCTATGTCCACGAGAGTTTGGAGAGGAaagaatccactataatataattgttttacaATCTATCATGGTCTTTCATCCTCGCTATATAATGGAGATCTAAGCTCTATTTTCTAGTGGAGATCCTGTCGCTGGAATCTCTgtcgtgaggttgaagaagctgaagaagtTGCCCCCTTTATTCTCTGCTCCTCCCTTGCATTATATCACATATTCTCTCCTTTAAGTCATATCTCCACCATTCCTCCTACACCATTTCCTTCCTCAGCCTTTGTCCCATCTTTCTCTCTTATTCCTCTCTCATTCTGTTGTCTTCTAGTGAGGGTTTTTTGATGGGTTAAGctttttatttaggtttgagatattttattccgtccaaattttttaatagagaaACTGTGCGAGATTTATTCAAATCATTATTCCCCATATGCATGGGTGAGACCGatggagaaaataattaaatgatagcAATATCTGAAATCTCCTTTTCATTTCGTTTTCCTCAGTTTTCACAACAaccaaacaagaaacaaaacgACACTTAAGATTATACCCAATATGCCGATCaaggaagaaaaaccaaaaaatgagaagaacTACTTCAGCCTAAACAAATGTCAATTGTAAGAATCCGAATGGGGTCCATTGCGAGGTAGGGCTAAAATCGAGCTCAGAGAGGCCAACACCAAGAAGGAAGAAAGCCCAGGAACCAAGATTGCCTTCATTGCAATAGAAAATCCCCCTCTCTCCTCTTTGTCTCTCCCTCACAGCAGCCACCGCCTAAGACAAACAAAGCCCATTCCCAAGATTGTCAAGAAACCTATCATTTCAACGCCATCTTTGCCTCCACATGCTCGCATAAAAAAGATTCACACCATCATGCACAATATAAATTacagaaaaaattgaaagcagATAAAATAAATCGACCtgtagagaaaaagagagaccTTTTGGGTTTGGTAAAGTGTAGGGAAACAAGAAATGATCGCTGAACTTCAAAAGAATCTGTGAAAAAGAGGaacacaacaaaaatcaaatattttagattaaaatctaaaagataCCATGAAGATAGGCACATTGCTAGAAATATGCGAGAATCCAACCCTGCTGTGAAAGATCAAACTCAGCAGAACATAAAGTAGTGTAGTCAGGTGCTCAATCGGAAAGTAGAATACAAGACTCAGGGGCACAACTGTAATTACAGCAGATCACACAGGGGCAAAAGCGACTTAGAAAGTGTCAAACAAAAagactattcattactattcataaggAGATAgctgtttttaatatatactagttGTGGAGTGGCGTGTAgctgtttttaatatatactagttGTGGAGTGGCGTGCAATGCACATCTTCCCAAtgactaatattcacaaaatgtaaaaataatatgtttttttaaataaaattaattaatcaataatttaatgcacaagagttgaaaaataaattttaacaagcatcataATGATAACCAAATGTTAtagtaatatgagtaatatgaaaattaaaagattttggatattcTAAGAATAGTTTTCTTagtaaaatatatgaattgtagaattcaACCATACTACTTAATGACCCAGGgaacactaaaaaaatatagtcttttatttctattttgctctcacattttttcatcattaaagtaagtctcttatattttggaaattccaaaaatattataatggtagaaaatcattttatctaaatgattttagttaattaaaaatattatgagatttaaattatattaaaaaatctaattatttatatgattttactctcttaaaaatatttaacaaaatactatcatttatttaatgatgaaatattagtattttataaattaaagttgaatttgtattttaattatctattttaagttaatttatttttaatattttaacctcTACTATTGGATCAATTCTGGAGATTCAAGATGAAAGGTTGAGATTTAAAGTCTCAAATCCTAacttttcccttcattttttcctcttccctctctctcctccctccctccctccctccctccagctGCACGCCTCTTTCCTTCTCAATCTCTAATCCTTGGCTCTGCCCAGCGCCTCCGACCGCCGCTACCGCTCCACCACCAAGCCCAGTCACTGACGACCTTCCCTCATGCCAATCTCATCCccacagacctctctctctccccctaaAACAGGCCGAAGCTCAtagccctctctcttcctctatacacacgggtttctccccgtagcaccgccgttagccacccctACGGCACCGCATCACCACCACCAGCCTCGTCCTTCGCTGACAACCCCTCCacttcctcctttcctccaaCCGACGACCcctgatttgtgatttgtgtggaaacatgtgtggtgattttgtaattttatggtatttttgtagtgattttactGTGAGGATTTAGAGAGGGACGCGGATGTAAAGAGGGACGtaatggagaaaaagaaaagcataaaACATGTAgcactatttattactgttcacgtatcattgtttattattattcacatttATAACGACTTTTAAGTATAAAGGGAAATATATAAGAGATATATGATCTTCTCCCattcaagttaaataaatagtatCAATTTAGTGTAGAACATAAGGTAtcttgataattaattatcaatatgCTAATAAGGGAAATTATCAAAATactatattttgatattaaataGATATGAAGtgttatagatataaaaataaatttataaattaacgtgattttatttaatatataaaatttattttttaattataataaaaacgAAGATGAAATCTTCTCTCATGCAAAAGGAGTCGCATGAGGCGACATGATCTATACGCGCGGGTATCTATCTATCCAATCAAAACCTCAAAGCTAATTTTTGAGAATAGTCAAGAGTCAAGGCCACGGCTGCTGGCGTCTGGCTGCATGAGCTTACTCCAAAACATGCTGACCCACATGAGACGAGGATTTGGTAGGGGACGAATGGATAAGATAAGCCTCTTGGACTATTTATATACTGTGCACTGAAACTTCAGAGCCGCCTCCTCAACATGAGTAATCCGATTCATGAAGTCAAGTGCAGTGAGTTAATTTTGAGTATTGCTGCACgcaatacatttttataatatattttataataatattataaaataaagatatttttataaaatattttataaaattatttctaaagatatttttataaaataatattattcttataaattattttataaaattatttttcatttaacatattattataaaatatattatgaaaaatattatgtataaattattttttttaatttttaccgCAGACGAtagtactattatatatagcagatcatgttattttaaataaaaaaaaaatttaatcataaaaagattataaaaaacttaataaattaatatattcatcaaattataaaattatttttattaaaaaataaatctaacgatCTTATAAGCCACAGACGTCCAAATTAACAAAGAGCCGAATTATTGGAAACACtaaaagaaaattgcttatttgtgatcagttaatttctacgaaatgattatttacagttaaaataagTCTGCTTTAGtcataaataatcttttcactgcaattaaatgaccacaaaaacttatttttcttgtagcgagaattaattactaacaactACCACCCATGTTGAAGAAAGGACCAAATCAAAGCAGGAAAGAATTACTTAGTACGGGTTTTCCAGTTGTTAAGAGAAGTagtattcaaaattaaattatatattgagaatatatatcTTTCCTATAATTATAATTCCTGCCCTCTAGTACCTCTAAGGGCCGGTTAGCATCAAGAAAACATGGCTTCAAATACACAACTTTTTCAGTCAAGATTTTTGAGctaaacatacatacatacatgtattATAAACATTAACCCAGTAGTAGTAGACTATACATGCATCTATTGTTTAACGCACGTGAATGAAAATCGCACTACTTGTTTAATCTGAATatgatgttttgaaatttgaagggtcttacgtacgtacgtgtttgGTCTTCATACTGCCAACACTAAAGGCGACATAGTTAGCTATATagcatatatttaattaaagcACCAAACAACAATAATAGTATTTTCTGTCGCATTAATTTGTTGAAAGTTCATCATGATATTGTCTCTGCTAAGACGAGTAGAGAGACTAGTAAAGACACTAGTCTGAGAGCCAGCAGTACTTCAAGCattatatatggtgttttggattaactatatatataactgtcGTTCGAGGAATCCGACGATGCATGATGGGCAGCATGCACTGCTCTTAGTAGTGCTTATAATTGGGACAGACACAATGGTCATAGAGTAAATATGATTTCCTGTTGATCTTGTAAAGACATAAGCGAATCGAAACGCACGTGTCCTAATTCAAAAGCCTGTCAAAGTAGACTCGTCCAACATTAAAGAATGACTTTCAGCCTCTCTTGACTGTTGAATTAATCCATGTCTTATTCAGCCTCTCTTGActggtgcatatatatatgtttgagatCTTATTAACATGtactttccttttctcttttgggAACTAGCTAGTGTCTAGTGATCTAGGCTACATCGCATTCATTGAATAATTGAGGTAATTTATTAGCTGCGCAGAGATACCTGTATGGGTAAATGATATTTAGTTTCCTTAAACTTATTGTTTAAagttatcttttaaatattttattttattttttatttattattattttaataattaaaaaagtaattattagcatagtagtttatatatattttttatttttttaatgattaaatatgtaaaaaaatatttaaaaaatttcacacTAGAGGTACGGGTGGGTAGCAGGCCCCGGCTACCCCGCCCTGCATGGAACACTCCATACAGGGCTGAAAATTATCTAACACACACTATcctatatatgtaaaatatacactATATAGTTTTACCAATTAGTTCAACTTAGGGCTAAAAACCGAAACCGCACCGATAGTTTTTTAAAAGGGTGGTGCCGACTGAAACTGGCCGacaaggagggagagagagagaaagaaaaccgGCCGAAATCTTATGGTTGGTACCGATTGGTTTAGTGGTAGGTTCATCGGTTGCTAACCCACCCTCAAATTCACATCACACAttcacaaattcaaaacaaataaaccaaaatcCATAACATATCAAAAATTCACAACAAATCAACTCGAGTTTcacaataaaatcataaattcatgacAAAACCTCGAaatgagagagatgagaggagaATGAGAGAGGTGAACCGTCAACCATGAACAATAGAGAGCTCAAAGAGACATTTCAGagagaagagatgagagagcTCAGAGAAGTGAGGGACAGGTCGAAGATGAGAGATCTCGAAAAGATGAGGGATAGGCCTAATGCCGAGCGTCGTAAAGAAGGAggagaggggaggggaggggttATTAAACCCTAGATCTAAACGGCACCATTTGGTGTATTAAATCAAATGGTGTTTCacttatattcttttttctatACATTAACtgtaaaatgacgtcgtttaaATCATTGAAGTGAAATGGCATTATTTTAtctaagatataatatatatatatatatgtattatcaGCCGGTTTAGCAGTTTGAATATGGTTCAAACTGGGACTAAACCTACTAACGTCGGTTTCTTGTATTTCCTACCATCAACTGACCAGTTCTCCATTAGTTTCAGCCGGTTCCTGAGTCCGACGACCTGTTCTCATCTGCGACGGTCGGTCTGTCAGTTCCTGTACACCCCTAGTCCAACTTATTTCAATTGGggaattagaaaaaattagaataaaaagaGAAACTACAAAATGGCATCATTATGTTTGAGTTtttcaaatcaaacaaaaataacaataacaagaaaaataaaaagtaatgtacaaatcttaaatagataaatttcgtatagatattttataaaaaaaaaaaaaaaatagatctcattaaaaataattaaatgtttttttttcacttttttttagtATGATTCAATTCTTTACAAAGTGATCGATTGCACGAAATTTGtctgatttgtacaaatcatttctaagaaaaaaaaaaccaacgaAATGTGCCagtaatgaaaaatgatgtatACAACCGCGCGGGGGAATCACGGAGTAACCGCGTCCCACgtggaaaagaaataaaaatgcaccCAAATCATTTCCCCCTACTGCTTTACCCAAATCAAGAATTATTTtactcttcttctctttctagaAAAAGACGTGTGGTAAAGTGCTTTTGTCCTTCAATGGAGGTCATCGTTCCAAGGCAAGCAAGAAAAGCTAAACGCAAGCAAGAAAAGTTAAACGGAATTAGATGAtgactcttctctctctatttgaCTGATTAGCTTGCGTACTCTCACtttggttcctttttttttttttcaaaatttgtgtTCTTTTGGGGTTCTGgatttttttacttgttttctCTGCAATCTAAACCAAGATCCTGGTAAATAGAATCTGTGCTCTCCCCACCCCCCACGGCAGGTTtgctctctccctccctctatTGTGTTTCAAAAACCCACTTTGATCAGCCCCCACAATACTATCTTGAATATTCGCAGCTCCCACCGGCTGGCCCacgtggaaaagaaaaaaaaataatgcagaaATACAACACAGAAACGAAAaaggcaaagaaagaaaaaagaaaggaagaaggtgGGAAAGCAAAAAGCGGAGAGCAGTATTGAAgctgagattttcttcttctttaggcCAGCAGCAAATCAGAGCTGATACGTTGAAGCATTTCTccacctagaaaaaaaaaacccatctcTTGATTTCAACAAAACCCATCTCTTAgattttattcttaacatatttcatgTCGTCTGGTTGGAGTCATCTGGGTTTTTGGAGTTGTCTTtgtgaaagaaaataagagaagtttaggagagaaggagaaataaggtgCGATGGAGTAGAGGGAAAACAAAGTccgttggtttttttttttttttaaatcgtcTGATGTGGTATAGAAGTAAATTGGCGATTACACCGCGGTTTCTCACCGCGGTTGTACGTAGAAGAACTGGCCAGtaatatatttaattctttCACACCGTGATTTCAGTTTGTTTGTGTGGTctttaaacaaaaaacttataaaatcttACTTTTCCAAgtatcagttattgatatgctgaaaatcatgaaatttaaaattttattttcaaaagaaaataaataaaatgaatcttataaataaaaatataagtacatgtaatattactcttaaacaAATATACAGTACTAAAAACTTGCATATCCGGCTTTGATAGGTGGGGTCAACCGTGCGTTTAAAAACTTGCATAACCAGGAATGGATTCATTGGATTGTAGACTATCCTGATTTAAGAGTTTCCCTGATTACTTGCATATCCGGTTTTGATAGGTGGGGTCATGTACTATCTAACTTCTCAAGCAAGGCTAACATGAGCGGAGTTCCTAAGCAACGATATAGAgcactaatattaatatatatcgtGGGCcacaatattttctatttattttagattgaaaaatatagataCATTAAAGAGACTCTATGTATTTCATGTTTAatattatctcatatttttatatgattttttaaaagccTAATTATATGGAAAATATATTAGCTTCTTGAAACCACGAATTTAATTGAGTTGCACACTCTTTAACAGTGTTAGTGAATAGTGGGCAGCTATCCAAtctaaatttcatatatatatatatatatatatatatggtacctCTTAAACAAtctaaatttcataatatataattatatatatgtatatcgtAAAAACTCAGCTTCCTTATCTGTTTTTTCCTACCATAgtggaaattaattaagacCTGCCCACATGCATTTGTGCTATGTAAAAAGACTGGTAAGGTTGTTGGGAGCACtctcatattatttattaatgttaaTGATGGTGattagagaaaaacaaaaaactttaaaaaggCCGTCgcaccttttttatttttaaattgtattatataaaaataattttataaactgacgtgacttcatataatttattaaatctattttataataaaaataattttataatctaataaattatatcaaatcatatcaatttgtgatattattttttcgtcaattctcttttctttttcttttggtcctttgataaattttcttttttcctaatcTGGTTTCTATCTGTaactctttctttccttctataAATACCCCATTGCTCACTTCTCTTCAGACCCTCTCACCTTAAACTCCCATTCCTCATTTTCCTTGCTGGAGAAGAAGATTTTGGGATCACCACCACATAAAGCATagcttcttctcctcctcctctaccTCCTACtttcccctccctccctccctataCTCACTAGTCCTGAGTTCGAATGGCTCAAGTAACATCATTATTATTAGTGCCATTAGTAACACTTATCTTATCAGTATCAGGTAGTGATAATCAATAAATATCcctttacatgaaaaatatattgaaaagcTCTACTCTTAGATACTacatataatcattttactcatgaatttctttttatatggatGCTTAATTGTATCGCTGCACCATTTCAACTACAGGAGTAATTTCGACCACCTTCACAATTATAAACAGTTGCGGCCACACCGTATGGCCAGGCATTCTCTCCAACGCCGGTGTACCTCCGCTCTCCCCGACAGGCTTCGCTCTCCAAAAGGGCGAGTCCAAGATCATAACAGCGCCGACTTCCTGGGGAGGCCGCCTCTGGGGCCGCACTCTCTGCTCCTTAGACTCCACTGGCAATTTCTCCTGCGTCACAGGTGATTGCGGCTCCGGGAAAATGGAATGCTCCGGCTTTGGCAAGCCACCCGCCACCTTGGCCGAGTTCACGCTAGACGGCGGCAACGGTCTCGATTTCTTCGATGTCAGCTTGGTCGATGGGTACAACCTCCCTCTGCTGGTCGTGCCCCAGGGTGGCACCGGTCAGAACTGTACGACCATCGGCTGCGTGACCGACCTGAACGACTCGTGCCCCTCGGAGCTGAAGGTCACGAGCTCCGGCTCCGACGGCACTAGCGTGGCTTGTAAGAGCGCGTGCGAGGCCTTCGGCCAGCCTCAGTACTGTTGCAGCGGCGCTTATGCCACTCCTGATGTCTGCAAGCCGTCAACTTACTCTCAGATATTCAAGAGAGCGTGCCCGCAAGCTTACAGCTACGCGTACGACGATAAGACAAGCACTTTCACATGCGCCTCCGCTGATTATACGATTACCTTCTGCCCCACCCCTAACACCAGGTAATTCAATTTACTCAAAAATCCCTACTCCACCGGCTAGTTTTTAGCTATCTCAACTTAACGGTAAAGGGGTAGTCTTGTCTGGATAAAGGATATAGTCTTCTCTAACGTTAATGTCCCCCATGTTCTGGCCCAACTTTTCATGCTAGACAATCTTAGACAGCAAGCATATCATGTTATTTGTTGCATTCAACTCACCTCATTCGGCTGATCATTATCTCGGTAGACTCTTACAGGTGAGGGTTGATATATAAAGTTTTTAACTCAcatcattttttcttattttataattataatttttttaaatttttatatcaaatataataaataatttaatatttttaattttaaaataataatcataattttaaaaaataatattttaataatttatatattttttattttttatctcatctcgtaTCCTCGTCAAAACATTTCAAAGAATTCCCATATCCGGAGTCAGACAATTCGGTCGAGATTTTCAGGGGAGAGAGGGATCACTTGTTTGGATATGCGTCCCTCCCAAAAAGgagaattatatttatgggACCTGTATCCTCTTCTCCTGCGATATTGTCTAAAATATCCGTAATCGGGGACAGTGGTCCGATCGGAAGAGACCCCGATCCCTCTATCATGGGTCTATTGCCGACCTGGTTTTTCTCATTAATTAGTACACACATCATTTTCTTATCTACATGACCCCTACTTATCTCATGTTTGTAAATGCTGCACTTTTGAGAGCCTTTCGATTATTGTGTCAACACGGAATTAAAGAAAGTTAGTTGGTCATGAGTCATAAACAGCCTCGCAAGCAAAACACAATTTCGTCACCACcccataatacatatatatatatatatttgataaatgttaatacatgtctatttcaaaaataataataataatacatatatatataatccacgCGACAAtatcttgaaatatttttacgatttttttttttttttttttttggtttttagcTCAAGTTGGGTCGCTTTCTGTCTTATTAATTAAGAgatttgctacacaacctccaccacactccacactccatacttttttaaatttttaatttttttaattttttttttagtttattctttttaaattattttaaattttttattcattatttatataataaatatttaataaaagaaaaaaaataataaaaattaaaaataatataaaatgtggaggttgtatgaatagtagaagattgagtagattttttgattaattaattaatcaatgcCTCAGGCATGTTCCGTTGTGGTCCTCGGTAGGGGAAGTATATCTCTGACAACTGTGATGCAAAACACGACACTGTTATACTTATAAATATGTACTGATCTAGATATTCGGTTCAATTTTGTCAGATGCTTAACGGTCACTTAAATAGGTTAAAGGCTGCCCAATTACACCAGTCACACCACGACAcgtatttatttctatatttgctGACAGGTGAATTATTCTGTGCATGCAGCAAAAAGGCTTCGCAGGGGCAAACCACGGCGTCGAACCCAAGGACGGCAACCACAGAGACACCGTCCGTCAACAGTGCGATGATCTACGAGGGCGCATTGGGCGAAAGCAATGCATCACCGCACACGCGTGGCCAGGTTTCACGGTCCCACGCCATCGCGGCTGCGCTCAGCATCGCATTGGCAATATGGCGGTCGTGGCACTGTCGTGTTCTCTTCTAACTTCCTTCGCTTAGTTTTCTCAAGGCAAGGACCATGCATGTGACCCGGAAGGGACCCGCAGGTTTGGCCGGAATGACGAGGATACGAGTCAGAATGAAGCAGCTCTCTCACCTGTCACAATATATTGAAAGGGTTGCTCACTACCCAGAAGTTAGAGACATGATGCATTGAATGTCAACGAGAGCGAAAGGAAACTAAAAATATAGGCAGGGGATgcgatttgtttttgtttttgtttttttttaaatcttttgtgGTGGTGTGCAGAAGTGCACGTAATAGACCTGTTAGGCCAAGAAAATTCTTTccaaacattattattattgagttcCATCTCTTTATAATGTCGGATGAGAGATTCATTTGTTTAGTTTTGGGTGAAGtgtcaattatttttctgtaaCCACCACCCCATTTGGTTGATCTATAGGTAggtagtagtttttttttatagaagttttTGCAACTTGTATTCGTGTTTGATGTTGTTGTATAAACGATGAACACGTATGTGAGACGTGGAAGCTTATGCTTTGAGAGATAAATAAGCAGTTATAACAGTACCCCGCCCCCCCTGCTCTTGTCTTCTTATAAACATCCCTTGTGTGTTAACTTTTTGTTGGTGAGGCAATTGTCGGTTggttgtccttttttttttttcaacatttattaatgcatatatatttaaatcataattatttaaataaaaaaaatatttacaatcataaattGTGTAATcgtcgcgtaattattttaaaaaaataaataaaacattcacgtgaaaaaaattaattttttaataatagactctactcttttcaaagcgattattcGGTATTTACGCATttcataattgtatataaaattactcttatttAAAACGTGGTATTTGACTAGATGATAAAATCTAGAgtaatcatttttcaaagaaaatgttgtGGCTATAAGGTAACTTCAAGAGCAAGAGTTAAAAGTAATCTGAACtaaaacccacaaaaaaagCGATGGGCAATGGCCGCCCTATGGTGGACCCTATCATGATCATCGAATATCCTTAGAGCAAGTTGAGTAATCTCTACATCAAACATACAATTAAGCTCAACTTTGAAATCACATGCATGGAGTAGCAATCAACTTTCTTATGGTGGACCCTTTAATCATCGATTATCCTTAGAGCAAGTTGAGTAATCAGTACTACATGATCAAGCATTCAGGCTCAACTTTGACATCACGGCAAgagttaattttcttttcttttattttttttttgaaactaagggcaggtttagggtacaagacaaaacataaaattttcatctcatctcatctcatcattacatctttttcaaattcctatacaaaatataataaataattcaactttgaTATCACGGCGGCTAGtctctcataaaaaattaattgaggGGTGTGTGTATTATCCATAATTTTCTAAGTATACATTCCCTTgtttatgatatttaaaattatgaataCAGATTTTGTTTATGATACAGAACTCCCCATTAGCTTTTGTTTTCCAGTAAATTTTAAttctattgtatttaatttgaaaagattataaTTTAAGATTATAAGTAAATAACTTTGTGCTCATCAAGGAATCCAAGATCTTATTCTAGAAAGTGATTCTTTGTTGATGGTTAATGCTATAAAAGCTGCAGGGTGCTCTATATCTCTCCTAGGAAACCT belongs to Juglans regia cultivar Chandler chromosome 8, Walnut 2.0, whole genome shotgun sequence and includes:
- the LOC109006932 gene encoding thaumatin-like protein 1b, which gives rise to MAQVTSLLLVPLVTLILSVSGVISTTFTIINSCGHTVWPGILSNAGVPPLSPTGFALQKGESKIITAPTSWGGRLWGRTLCSLDSTGNFSCVTGDCGSGKMECSGFGKPPATLAEFTLDGGNGLDFFDVSLVDGYNLPLLVVPQGGTGQNCTTIGCVTDLNDSCPSELKVTSSGSDGTSVACKSACEAFGQPQYCCSGAYATPDVCKPSTYSQIFKRACPQAYSYAYDDKTSTFTCASADYTITFCPTPNTSKKASQGQTTASNPRTATTETPSVNSAMIYEGALGESNASPHTRGQVSRSHAIAAALSIALAIWRSWHCRVLF